Below is a window of Mycobacterium dioxanotrophicus DNA.
GAGCTCGAGTCTGGCCAGGTGCGAGCCCAGGCAATAGTGCGCCCCGCCGCCGAAGGTCAGCATCGCCGGTGGCTGCTCGCGCGTGACGTCGAAGCGGTCCGGATCCGGATAGATATCCGGATCCCGGTTGGCCGCAGCGGTATTGGCGACGACGACAGTTCCGGCCGGGATCATCACCCCGCCCAGCTCGACATCTTCGCGGGCCATCCTGATGGTGCCCAACGCAATTGGCGTGTGCCGCATCAGTTCCTCGACGAAAACCGGTGCCAGTTCCGGATGTTCGGCCAGCAGCTGCCACTCGGCAGGATGCTCGCACAGCACCTGTACCGCAGCGGCCAGTTGGTTTCGGGTGGTGTCGGTGCCGGCCAGCAGCACACCGCCGGCCAGCATCAGCAGCTCGGCGTGGGTGAGCCGGTCGCCGTCGACCTCGGCGCGAATCAGGTCGGAGAGCAGATCGTCGCTGAGGGTGAACAGGCGCCCGGCCACCATCGCTTCGATGTATTCGTCGAATTCGCAGCCGGCCTGTTCTATGACGGCCCCGTTGCCGTCGACATTCCAACTGAACATCTTGAAGATGTCGTCGGCCCATCGCGAAATCAGGTCCCAGTCGCTCGGCGGCGCACCCAGCAGGGCGCAGATGACCGGGATCGGATAGCGACGCGCGATGTCGGCCACGACATCACAGGCGCCGACCGGCGCGCACTGGTCGGTGAGCTCGGTGATGACCTCGACACACGTGCCGCGCAGCCGCTCGGCGGCCCTCGGAGTGAAAGCCTTTGCCACCAATCGGCGCAACCGGTGATGCGCGGGGCCGCCCAGGCTGAGCAGGTTGGCCGCGGCGCGGTCCCACAGCGGTCCCGACGTGACGCCCTGCGCGGCCAGGAACAATCCCTTGGGCGGCGTGAAGCGGTCGTCGCGCAGCACGGCACGCACCAACGGATAGCTGAGGATCTCCGGACCGTGCGGCCCGATCGCGATCGGCGCCTTCCTGCGGGCTCGCGCGATGAGCCGGTGAGCTTCCTCTGGGTCGCCGGCGTGCTCGTAGGCGACGGATGGCAGGCCCGCGTCGAACACGTCCGGGTAGGTGCGTCGGATAGTCGGCGCGGTCATCGTGGTCATCGCAGCCTTCCCTTGAACAACCCCCACTGTGATGGTGCGCTGGTCGGGGGCCGTCGGGGTGAGTAGCGCGCTACCTCACCGTCGGTGCGGACACCGCGCGGTAGCGCCGCTCCGGGCGCCCGGTGCCGTACTGCAGCCGCAGCTCGAGCGCCCCTGTGCCGAGGAAGTACTCCAGGTAGCGGCGCGCGCTGACACGCGAAATGCCTACGAGTTCAGCACATTCGGCTGCCGAGACCTCGCCGGTGGCGCGTACGGCATCGAGTACCAGGCCGGCGGTCTCGGCACCCAACCCCTTCGGGAGCGTGGCCTTGGCGGCGGCGGCGGCACCGCCGAACAACGCATCGATCATCGACTGGTCGGCGCCGCCCTCGGTCGCCAGGGCGTCGGCCCGGGCCGCGTAGGCCACCAGTTTCGCCCGCAACTGGTCGAACTCGAACGGTTTGATCAAATAGTCCGCGGCGCCGCCGTCCAAGGCCCCACGCACCGTGTCGAGTTCACGGGCGGCGGTGATCATGATGACCCCGACCCGGTTGCCGTCTGCGCGAAGCCGGTGCAGCACGTTCAGGCCGGTCATGTCCGGCAGATACACATCGAGCAGGACCAGGTCGGGCCTGAGTTCGGCCACCGCGGACAGGGCTTCGGCCCCGGTCCGGGCGACACCGGTGGCGCGGAATCCGTCGACGCGTTCGACGAATCGGCGGTGAATCTCGGCGACCATGAAATCGTCGTCGACCACCAGCACGTCATACATGGGCGGCCTCCGGCAGCCGGACCGTGAACACCGCACCGCCGCCGGTGCCGTCGCTGATCTCGACGGTACCTCCGTGTTGGGCGGTCACCAGCCGGACCAGCGCAAGGCCGATTCCGCGCCCGCCCGGGACGTCTGGTTTCGAGGTGACGCCGCGGGAAAAGATCGACTCCCGAAGATGCTGGGGCACACCGGGACCCGAGTCGGCAACGGTCAGCAGCAGACCGTGGGCGTCATCGATGTGGATGCGCACCTGTGCGGCGGTCGAGCCGACCGAGACGTCCACGGCGTTGTCGACCAGGTTGCCGAGCAGCGTGATCACGTCGGTGGCCAGGGCCGGGTCGAGCGCTGAGAGGTGACTGTCGCCGGTCAGGGTGAGGGTGACGCCGCTCTCGGCGGCCAGCGAGGTCTTGGCGATCAGCAGCGCGGCCACCGCCGGGTCGGAAATATGTTGGGTCACAGCGTCGTTGATCTCCGCACGGCGCCGGGTGAGGGTCCCCACCAGATCGCGCACCGCGTCGAATTC
It encodes the following:
- a CDS encoding response regulator; the protein is MYDVLVVDDDFMVAEIHRRFVERVDGFRATGVARTGAEALSAVAELRPDLVLLDVYLPDMTGLNVLHRLRADGNRVGVIMITAARELDTVRGALDGGAADYLIKPFEFDQLRAKLVAYAARADALATEGGADQSMIDALFGGAAAAAKATLPKGLGAETAGLVLDAVRATGEVSAAECAELVGISRVSARRYLEYFLGTGALELRLQYGTGRPERRYRAVSAPTVR
- a CDS encoding cytochrome P450; amino-acid sequence: MTTMTAPTIRRTYPDVFDAGLPSVAYEHAGDPEEAHRLIARARRKAPIAIGPHGPEILSYPLVRAVLRDDRFTPPKGLFLAAQGVTSGPLWDRAAANLLSLGGPAHHRLRRLVAKAFTPRAAERLRGTCVEVITELTDQCAPVGACDVVADIARRYPIPVICALLGAPPSDWDLISRWADDIFKMFSWNVDGNGAVIEQAGCEFDEYIEAMVAGRLFTLSDDLLSDLIRAEVDGDRLTHAELLMLAGGVLLAGTDTTRNQLAAAVQVLCEHPAEWQLLAEHPELAPVFVEELMRHTPIALGTIRMAREDVELGGVMIPAGTVVVANTAAANRDPDIYPDPDRFDVTREQPPAMLTFGGGAHYCLGSHLARLELTQALTVLTRRWRNVRLDGPVRWKPLTGISGPMVLPVSFDAA